One Citrobacter amalonaticus genomic window carries:
- the cutA gene encoding divalent cation tolerance protein CutA: MHDVSRQDISLSDAVVVLCTAPDEATAQDLAAKVLAEKLAACATIIPGATSLYYWEGKLDQEYEVQMILKTSVAHQDALLDCLKSHHPYQTPELLVLPVTHGDSDYLSWLNASLR; this comes from the coding sequence ATGCATGATGTAAGTCGTCAGGATATCTCCCTCTCCGATGCCGTTGTGGTGCTCTGTACCGCGCCGGATGAAGCCACCGCTCAGGATCTGGCGGCCAAAGTGCTGGCAGAAAAACTGGCGGCCTGCGCCACGATTATTCCCGGTGCCACCTCGCTGTATTACTGGGAAGGAAAACTGGATCAGGAATACGAAGTCCAGATGATCTTAAAAACCTCGGTGGCACACCAGGACGCCTTACTCGATTGCCTGAAGTCTCATCACCCGTATCAAACGCCCGAGCTTCTGGTTTTACCCGTTACTCACGGAGACAGTGATTACCTCTCATGGCTCAACGCATCCTTACGCTGA